Proteins from one Impatiens glandulifera chromosome 2, dImpGla2.1, whole genome shotgun sequence genomic window:
- the LOC124927767 gene encoding ATP-dependent zinc metalloprotease FTSH, chloroplastic-like translates to MASYAITNPLMSSNFLANSLIFISPPTPKTTTTTRFFPFLSNRKRFLIPQSLLKPGGGGTRSNNEFQSVSSKATLSTILLLSSISPQALAIDAPITPPPVIQLENPSSNPTNSPLFSQNLVLTAPKPQATTPSDLPEGAQWRYSEFLNAVKKGKVERVRFSKDGGGLQLTAVDGRRATVTVPNDPDLIDILAMNGVDISVAEGDSGNGIFSLISNLFFPLLAFAGLFLLFGRSQGGPGGPGGLGGGPMDFARSKSKFQEVPETGVTFVDVAGADQAKLELQEVVDFLKNPEKYTALGAKIPKGCLLVGPPGTGKTLLARAVAGEAGVPFFSCAASEFVELFVGVGASRVRDLFEKAKSKAPCIVFIDEIDAVGRQRGAGLGGGNDEREQTINQLLTEMDGFSGNSGVIVLAATNRPDVLDSALLRPGRFDRQVTVDRPDVAGRVKILQVHSRGKALGKDVDFEKIARRTPGFTGADLQNLMNEAAILAARRELKEISKDEISDALERIIAGPEKKNAVVSEEKKKLVAYHEAGHALVGALMPEYDPVAKISIIPRGQAGGLTFFAPSEERLESGLYSRSYLENQMAVALGGRIAEEVIFGEENVTTGASNDFMQVSRVARQMVERFGFSKKIGQVAIGGGGGNPFLGQQMSSQKDYSMATADVVDSEVRELVERAYSRAKQIITTHIDILHKLAQLLLEKESVDGEEFMSLFIDGKAQLFVS, encoded by the exons ATGGCTTCTTACGCCATTACTAATCCTCTCATGTCCTCAAATTTCCTCGCCAATTCTTTAATCTTCATCTCTCCCCCAACTCctaaaacaacaacaacaaccagaTTCTTCCCTTTTCTCTCTAATCGAAAAAGATTTCTAATCCCACAATCGCTCCTCAAAccaggaggaggaggaacaagatcaaataATGAATTTCAATCCGTTTCATCCAAAGCTACTTTATCTACTATACTCCTCCTCTCCTCAATTTCTCCCCAAGCTCTCGCCATCGATGCTCCAATCACTCCACCACCTGTAATTCAACTCGAAAACCCTAGCTCAAATCCAACAAATTCGCCCCTGTTTTCGCAAAATCTCGTCTTGACAGCGCCGAAACCACAAGCAACAACACCTTCCGATCTCCCAGAAGGCGCGCAGTGGCGGTATAGCGAGTTCTTAAACGCGGTTAAGAAAGGGAAAGTCGAGAGGGTTCGATTTAGCAAGGACGGCGGCGGACTTCAGCTCACTGCCGTCGATGGTCGTCGCGCGACCGTGACCGTCCCCAACGATCCAGACCTCATCGATATATTGGCAATGAATGGCGTTGATATTTCCGTTGCTGAAGGAGATTCAGGCAATGGTATTTTCAGTCTTATTAGTAATTTGTTTTTCCCTTTACTTGCATTCGCTGGTCTTTTCCTCTTATTCGGACGATCTCAAGGCGGTCCTGGCGGACCTGGTGGATTAGGAGGAGGACCTATGGATTTCGCTAGGTCGAAATCGAAGTTCCAGGAAGTACCAGAAACCGGGGTTACTTTCGTTGATGTTGCCGGAGCTGATCAAGCTAAGTTGGAGTTACAGGAAGTAgtagattttttgaaaaatcctGAAAAATACACTGCCTTGGGAGCTAAGATACCAAAAGGGTGTCTTCTGGTTGGGCCGCCTGGTACAGGGAAAACATTACTAGCTAGAGCAGTGGCTGGAGAGGCAGGAGTTCCTTTCTTCTCATGTGCGGCTTCGGAATTCGTTGAACTGTTTGTTGGTGTGGGTGCGTCGAGAGTTAGGGATTTGTTTGAGAAGGCGAAATCAAAGGCGCCGTGCATTGTGTTTATTGATGAGATTGACGCGGTTGGGAGACAGAGAGGTGCTGGTCTTGGAGGTGGGAATGACGAGCGAGAACAGACCATTAACCAGCTGTTGACGGAGATGGATGGATTTTCGGGGAACTCGGGTGTGATTGTTTTGGCGGCAACTAACAGACCGGATGTTCTTGATTCAGCATTGTTGAGACCTGGTAGATTTGATCGGCAAGTGACTGTGGACAGGCCTGATGTTGCTGGCAGAGTTAAGATCCTTCAG gtgcATTCAAGAGGAAAGGCACTTGGGAAAGATGTGGACTTTGAAAAGATAGCGAGAAGAACACCAGGATTCACGGGTGCAGATTTGCAGAACCTGATGAACGAAGCTGCTATTCTAGCAGCTAGGAGAGAGTTGAAGGAGATAAGCAAGGACGAGATATCGGATGCCCTTGAGAGGATTATTGCTGGACCGGAGAAGAAAAATGCAGTAGTTtcggaagagaagaagaaactgGTGGCTTATCATGAGGCTGGTCATGCTTTGGTGGGTGCATTAATGCCTGAGTATGATCCCGTTGCTAAAATTTCTATAATTCCTCGTGGACAAGCTGGTGGTCTTACCTTTTTTGCACCAAGTGAAGAGAGGCTCGAATCTGGACTGTATAGCAGGAGTTATTTGGAGAATCAGATGGCGGTTGCACTTGGAGGAAG GATAGCGGAAGAGGTTATTTTTGGGGAAGAAAATGTTACGACAGGTGCGTCAAATGATTTTATGCAAGTATCGAGGGTGGCAAGACAAATGGTGGAAAGATTTGGTTTCAGCAAGAAGATTGGACAAGTTGCCATTGGAGGAGGTGGTGGCAATCCCTTCTTGGGTCAACAg ATGTCGTCCCAGAAAGATTACTCAATGGCTACAGCGGATGTGGTAGATTCAGAAGTTAGAGAGCTGGTTGAACGTGCATACTCGAGAGCCAAACAGATCATCACAACCCACATCGATATCCTTCACAAACTCGCACAACTTCTTTTGGAGAAGGAAAGTGTTGACGGTGAAGAGTTCATGAGTCTCTTTATTGATGGCAAAGCACAACTTTTCGTTTCTTGA